Proteins encoded by one window of Musa acuminata AAA Group cultivar baxijiao chromosome BXJ2-9, Cavendish_Baxijiao_AAA, whole genome shotgun sequence:
- the LOC135623406 gene encoding uncharacterized protein LOC135623406 — MVCLACLLPLFLIPVVNALPLLFDFIVGKIYHLFGWEYRKPERVPPACPYKPVSKKNGDLTETENQVEPPKSAAESSDKKD; from the exons ATG GTGTGCTTGGCGTGCTTGTTGCCCCTCTTCTTGATTCCGGTGGTCAATGCTTTGCCTTTGCTCTTCGACTTCATTGTC GGTAAAATTTATCATCTTTTTGGATGGGAATACAGAAAGCCTGAAAGGGTGCCACCTGCTTGTCCTTACAAGCCTGTATCCAAGAAAAATGGA GATCTAACTGAGACAGAGAATCAAGTGGAACCACCAAAGTCTgccgcagaatcaagtgacaaaAAAGACTAA
- the LOC103998504 gene encoding probable xyloglucan endotransglucosylase/hydrolase protein 32: MALLFVPFLLLLMLRWSNAQPSPGYYPSYRFRPLRGFYRGFNNLWGPEHQTVSGDQSSVTIWLDRNSGSGFKSIRPFRNGYFGTSIKLQPGYTAGVITAFYLSNNQAHPGFHDEVDIEFLGTTPGKPYTLQTNVYVRGSGDGRIIGREVKFHLWFDPTAGFHNYAILWNPNEIIFFVDDIPIRRYPRKNAGATFPLRPMWLYGSIWDASSWATEDGKYKADYRYQPFVARFTRFVVRGCTAFAPLLCQPVPSSWHGDGLSRRQYAAMQWAQRYYLVYNYCKDPKRDHSLTPECWS; encoded by the exons ATGGCTCTTTTGTTTGTGCCATTCCTTCTGCTTCTCATGCTGCGTTGGAGCAACGCCCAGCCTTCTCCTGGTTACTACCCGAGCTACAGGTTCAGGCCTCTGCGAGGCTTCTACCGGGGGTTCAACAATCTTTGGGGTCCCGAGCACCAAACGGTCTCGGGAGACCAGTCTTCGGTCACGATTTGGCTCGACAGGAACTCAG GAAGTGGATTCAAATCTATTCGCCCATTTCGTAATGGGTATTTTGGCACATCAATCAAGCTTCAACCTGGCTACACTGCAGGAGTGATCACAGCTTTTTAT CTTTCGAACAACCAAGCGCATCCTGGATTCCACGATGAGGTGGACATCGAGTTCCTGGGAACTACGCCCGGGAAGCCATACACACTGCAGACAAATGTGTACGTGAGAGGAAGCGGCGACGGCAGGATCATCGGCAGGGAGGTGAAGTTCCACCTCTGGTTTGATCCTACTGCTGGGTTTCACAACTACGCCATCCTGTGGAACCCAAACGAGATCAT CTTCTTCGTCGACGACATACCGATACGGCGGTACCCGAGGAAGAACGCCGGCGCGACGTTCCCGCTGCGGCCGATGTGGCTGTACGGGTCGATCTGGGACGCGTCGTCGTGGGCCACCGAGGACGGCAAGTACAAGGCGGACTACCGGTACCAGCCGTTCGTGGCGCGGTTCACCCGGTTCGTCGTCCGCGGGTGCACGGCGTTCGCGCCGCTGCTTTGCCAACCGGTGCCCTCCTCGTGGCACGGCGACGGGCTCAGCCGCCGCCAGTACGCGGCCATGCAGTGGGCGCAGCGGTACTACCTTGTCTACAACTACTGCAAGGATCCCAAGCGGGACCATTCGCTGACGCCCGAGTGCTGGAGCTGA
- the LOC103998505 gene encoding serine carboxypeptidase-like 51 isoform X1, which translates to MMAKSSSAVSTQLLLLLCCSLLSFELAIAAGTADGSENWGYVEVRPKARMFWWHYRSPQRVDGGSTPWPTVLWLQGGPGGSGVAIGNFQEIGPLDTDLKPRNSTWLHKADLLFVDNPVGTGFSYVEDESLLVKTDVEAAVDLTTLLKKLYGQNKSWQKSPLFIVAESYGGKFAATVSLSIHKAIKAGELKLKLGGVALADSWMSPEDYVFSWGPLLRDVSRLDVRDAEKSNVIAERIRQEIKEGRNVDATNSWRQLEGFISSASNDVDFYNFLLDTASDPLLKTEVQESRKLTMETYATYLSSKAATSAVDTSSFMNGVIREKLKIIPKSVSWGGQSGLVFDSLSNDFMKPRIKEVDELLSLGINVTIYNGQVDLICSTKGTEAWVQKLKWKGLKQFNSMDRKPLYCHGGEQITKGFLKSYQNLHFYWILGAGHFVPVDQPCISLQMIAAITHSPAVSS; encoded by the exons ATGATGGCGAAGTCTTCCTCTGCTGTTTCTACTCAACTGCTGCTTCTCCTGTGctgttctcttctctctttcGAGCTCGCCATCGCCGCTGGCACTGCCGATGGATCTGAGAATTGGGGTTACGTCGAAGTCCGACCGA AGGCGCGCATGTTCTGGTGGCACTACCGGAGCCCGCAAAGAGTCGACGGTGGCTCCACTCCGTGGCCGACAGTGCTGTGGTTGCAGGGTGGACCC GGAGGCTCTGGTGTGGCGATTGGCAATTTCCAAGAGATCGGGCCATTGGACACGGATTTGAAGCCTCGGAATTCGACATGGCTGCACAAGGCAGACCTTCTGTTTGTC GACAATCCGGTAGGAACAGGATTCAGCTATGTGGAGGACGAGAGCCTCCTCGTGAAGACCGATGTGGAGGCAGCAGTCGACTTGACTACCCTTCTCAAGAAGCTCTACGGCCAGAACAAGTCATGGCAGAAGAGCCCACTCTTCATCGTGGCAGAGTCTTATGGAGGGAAGTTTGCGGCGACCGTCAGCTTGTCGATCCACAAAGCCATTAAAGCCGGCGAATTGAAGCTCAAGCTTGGAG GTGTTGCTTTGGCTGATAGCTGGATGTCACCAGAAGATTATGTG TTCTCCTGGGGACCTCTGCTTCGAGATGTCTCAAGGCTTGACGTTCGAGATGCAGAGAAATCAAACGT TATTGCTGAAAGGATCAGACAAGAGATTAAGGAAGGTCGAAATGTTGACGCGACGAACTCATGGAGACAGCTGGAGGGCTTCATCAGTTCTGCCAGTAATGATGTT GATTTCTATAATTTCTTATTGGATACGGCGAGTGATCCTCTGTTGAAGACGGAGGTCCAGGAATCAAGGAAGCTGACAATGGAGACATATGCAACATATCTGAGCTCCAAGGCTGCCACCTCCGCTGTTGATACTTCAAGCTTCATGAATGGTGTCATCAGAGAAAAGCTGAAGATAATTCCAAAAAGTGTGAG CTGGGGAGGACAGTCCGGTCTTGTGTTTGATTCTCTTTCGAATGATTTCATGAAGCCAAGAATCAAGGAG GTTGATGAGCTTCTTTCCCTGGGAATCAATGTCACCATCTACAATGGACAA GTTGATCTGATTTGTTCAACCAAGGGCACTGAGGCATGGGTTCAGAAGCTGAA ATGGAAGGGGCTAAAGCAATTCAACAGCATGGATAGAAAGCCTTTATATTGCCATGGTGGGGAACAGATCACCAAGGGTTTCCTCAAGTCTTATCAGAACTTGCATTTCTATTGGATCCTTGGAGCTGGACATTTT GTACCGGTGGACCAGCCTTGCATTTCACTGCAGATGATTGCTGCCATCACCCACTCTCCTGCTGTTTCTTCCTAG
- the LOC103998505 gene encoding serine carboxypeptidase-like 51 isoform X3 produces the protein MMAKSSSAVSTQLLLLLCCSLLSFELAIAAGTADGSENWGYVEVRPKARMFWWHYRSPQRVDGGSTPWPTVLWLQGGPGGSGVAIGNFQEIGPLDTDLKPRNSTWLHKADLLFVDNPVGTGFSYVEDESLLVKTDVEAAVDLTTLLKKLYGQNKSWQKSPLFIVAESYGGKFAATVSLSIHKAIKAGELKLKLGGVALADSWMSPEDYVFSWGPLLRDVSRLDVRDAEKSNVIAERIRQEIKEGRNVDATNSWRQLEGFISSASNDVDFYNFLLDTASDPLLKTEVQESRKLTMETYATYLSSKAATSAVDTSSFMNGVIREKLKIIPKSVSWGGQSGLVFDSLSNDFMKPRIKEVDELLSLGINVTIYNGQ, from the exons ATGATGGCGAAGTCTTCCTCTGCTGTTTCTACTCAACTGCTGCTTCTCCTGTGctgttctcttctctctttcGAGCTCGCCATCGCCGCTGGCACTGCCGATGGATCTGAGAATTGGGGTTACGTCGAAGTCCGACCGA AGGCGCGCATGTTCTGGTGGCACTACCGGAGCCCGCAAAGAGTCGACGGTGGCTCCACTCCGTGGCCGACAGTGCTGTGGTTGCAGGGTGGACCC GGAGGCTCTGGTGTGGCGATTGGCAATTTCCAAGAGATCGGGCCATTGGACACGGATTTGAAGCCTCGGAATTCGACATGGCTGCACAAGGCAGACCTTCTGTTTGTC GACAATCCGGTAGGAACAGGATTCAGCTATGTGGAGGACGAGAGCCTCCTCGTGAAGACCGATGTGGAGGCAGCAGTCGACTTGACTACCCTTCTCAAGAAGCTCTACGGCCAGAACAAGTCATGGCAGAAGAGCCCACTCTTCATCGTGGCAGAGTCTTATGGAGGGAAGTTTGCGGCGACCGTCAGCTTGTCGATCCACAAAGCCATTAAAGCCGGCGAATTGAAGCTCAAGCTTGGAG GTGTTGCTTTGGCTGATAGCTGGATGTCACCAGAAGATTATGTG TTCTCCTGGGGACCTCTGCTTCGAGATGTCTCAAGGCTTGACGTTCGAGATGCAGAGAAATCAAACGT TATTGCTGAAAGGATCAGACAAGAGATTAAGGAAGGTCGAAATGTTGACGCGACGAACTCATGGAGACAGCTGGAGGGCTTCATCAGTTCTGCCAGTAATGATGTT GATTTCTATAATTTCTTATTGGATACGGCGAGTGATCCTCTGTTGAAGACGGAGGTCCAGGAATCAAGGAAGCTGACAATGGAGACATATGCAACATATCTGAGCTCCAAGGCTGCCACCTCCGCTGTTGATACTTCAAGCTTCATGAATGGTGTCATCAGAGAAAAGCTGAAGATAATTCCAAAAAGTGTGAG CTGGGGAGGACAGTCCGGTCTTGTGTTTGATTCTCTTTCGAATGATTTCATGAAGCCAAGAATCAAGGAG GTTGATGAGCTTCTTTCCCTGGGAATCAATGTCACCATCTACAATGGACAA TAA
- the LOC103998505 gene encoding serine carboxypeptidase-like 51 isoform X2, producing the protein MMAKSSSAVSTQLLLLLCCSLLSFELAIAAGTADGSENWGYVEVRPKARMFWWHYRSPQRVDGGSTPWPTVLWLQGGPGGSGVAIGNFQEIGPLDTDLKPRNSTWLHKADLLFVDNPVGTGFSYVEDESLLVKTDVEAAVDLTTLLKKLYGQNKSWQKSPLFIVAESYGGKFAATVSLSIHKAIKAGELKLKLGGVALADSWMSPEDYVFSWGPLLRDVSRLDVRDAEKSNVIAERIRQEIKEGRNVDATNSWRQLEGFISSASNDVDFYNFLLDTASDPLLKTEVQESRKLTMETYATYLSSKAATSAVDTSSFMNGVIREKLKIIPKSVSWGGQSGLVFDSLSNDFMKPRIKEVDELLSLGINVTIYNGQGTEAWVQKLKWKGLKQFNSMDRKPLYCHGGEQITKGFLKSYQNLHFYWILGAGHFVPVDQPCISLQMIAAITHSPAVSS; encoded by the exons ATGATGGCGAAGTCTTCCTCTGCTGTTTCTACTCAACTGCTGCTTCTCCTGTGctgttctcttctctctttcGAGCTCGCCATCGCCGCTGGCACTGCCGATGGATCTGAGAATTGGGGTTACGTCGAAGTCCGACCGA AGGCGCGCATGTTCTGGTGGCACTACCGGAGCCCGCAAAGAGTCGACGGTGGCTCCACTCCGTGGCCGACAGTGCTGTGGTTGCAGGGTGGACCC GGAGGCTCTGGTGTGGCGATTGGCAATTTCCAAGAGATCGGGCCATTGGACACGGATTTGAAGCCTCGGAATTCGACATGGCTGCACAAGGCAGACCTTCTGTTTGTC GACAATCCGGTAGGAACAGGATTCAGCTATGTGGAGGACGAGAGCCTCCTCGTGAAGACCGATGTGGAGGCAGCAGTCGACTTGACTACCCTTCTCAAGAAGCTCTACGGCCAGAACAAGTCATGGCAGAAGAGCCCACTCTTCATCGTGGCAGAGTCTTATGGAGGGAAGTTTGCGGCGACCGTCAGCTTGTCGATCCACAAAGCCATTAAAGCCGGCGAATTGAAGCTCAAGCTTGGAG GTGTTGCTTTGGCTGATAGCTGGATGTCACCAGAAGATTATGTG TTCTCCTGGGGACCTCTGCTTCGAGATGTCTCAAGGCTTGACGTTCGAGATGCAGAGAAATCAAACGT TATTGCTGAAAGGATCAGACAAGAGATTAAGGAAGGTCGAAATGTTGACGCGACGAACTCATGGAGACAGCTGGAGGGCTTCATCAGTTCTGCCAGTAATGATGTT GATTTCTATAATTTCTTATTGGATACGGCGAGTGATCCTCTGTTGAAGACGGAGGTCCAGGAATCAAGGAAGCTGACAATGGAGACATATGCAACATATCTGAGCTCCAAGGCTGCCACCTCCGCTGTTGATACTTCAAGCTTCATGAATGGTGTCATCAGAGAAAAGCTGAAGATAATTCCAAAAAGTGTGAG CTGGGGAGGACAGTCCGGTCTTGTGTTTGATTCTCTTTCGAATGATTTCATGAAGCCAAGAATCAAGGAG GTTGATGAGCTTCTTTCCCTGGGAATCAATGTCACCATCTACAATGGACAA GGCACTGAGGCATGGGTTCAGAAGCTGAA ATGGAAGGGGCTAAAGCAATTCAACAGCATGGATAGAAAGCCTTTATATTGCCATGGTGGGGAACAGATCACCAAGGGTTTCCTCAAGTCTTATCAGAACTTGCATTTCTATTGGATCCTTGGAGCTGGACATTTT GTACCGGTGGACCAGCCTTGCATTTCACTGCAGATGATTGCTGCCATCACCCACTCTCCTGCTGTTTCTTCCTAG